One Oncorhynchus masou masou isolate Uvic2021 chromosome 27, UVic_Omas_1.1, whole genome shotgun sequence genomic window carries:
- the rnf175 gene encoding RING finger protein 175 isoform X1, which translates to MAGLQPQGDLLKMTHRDNWKVQHERLHVKHRGHEAMHAEMVLILIATLVVAQIVLVQWKQRHNRSYNLVTLLQMWVVPLYFTIKLYWWRFLSMWGMFSVITSYVVFRATRKPLSCRTPRMVYKWFLLIYKLSYVVGVIGYLVIMFTMFGFNVFFRIKAEDSMDVGVIMLFYGLYYGVMGRDFAEICSDYMASTIGYYNVGGMPSRSLTDDICAVCGQKILVDVDEEGIIEDTYQLSCNHIFHEFCIRGWCIVGKKQTCPYCNEKVDLKRMMSNPYLFIGRGDDSHRTPGLAESESISYTHLFLLTFEIVACCVFFKYFLFSIILKKKKCCKTCIKL; encoded by the exons agtacagcatGAGCGCCTGCACGTGAAGCACCGGGGCCATGAGGCCATGCATGCAGAGATGGTGCTCATCCTCATCGCTACGCTAGTGGTGGCTCAGATCGTACTGGTACAGTGGAAGCAGCGGCACAACCGCTCATACAAT ttggtCACCCTGCTCCAGATGTGGGTGGTTCCTCTCTATTTCACTATAAAACTCTACTGGTGGAGGTTTCTCTCCATGTGGGGAATGTTCTCTGTCATCACCAGCTATGTCGTCTTCAGAGCTACACGCAAACCACTGTCCTGTCGGACACCACG gatggTGTATAAATGGTTTCTGTTGATCTATAAGCTGAGCTATGTGGTGGGAGTGATTGGATACCTGGTCATCATGTTCACAATGTTCGGCTTCAATGTCTTCTTCAG GATCAAGGCAGAGGACTCCATGGATGTGGGCGTTATCATGCTGTTCTATGGTCTGTACTATGGAGTGATGGGACGGGACTTTGCTGAAATCTGCTCCGACTACATGGCCTCAACTATAGGG tactATAACGTGGGAGGAATGCCGTCCAGGAGCCTGACCGATGATATCTGTGCGGTGTGTGGTCAGAAGATCCTCGTAGACGTGGATGAGGAGGGGATTATAGAAGATACCTATCAACTCTCCTGTAACCACAT ATTCCACGAGTTCTGCATCCGTGGCTGGTGCATTGTGGGTAAGAAGCAGACGTGTCCGTACTGCAACGAGAAGGTCGACTTGAAGAGGATGATGAGCAATCCGTATCTTTTCATTGGCAGAGGCGACGACAGCCACAGAACACCGGGATTGGCTGAATCTGAGAGCATATCTTACACACACTTATTCTTATTgacctttgaaattgttgcatgttgtgttttttttaaatattttttgttcagtataattctaaaaaaaaaaaaatgctgtaAAACATGtataaaactataa
- the rnf175 gene encoding RING finger protein 175 isoform X2 has product MAGLQPQGDLLKMTHRDNWKVQHERLHVKHRGHEAMHAEMVLILIATLVVAQIVLVQWKQRHNRSYNLVTLLQMWVVPLYFTIKLYWWRFLSMWGMFSVITSYVVFRATRKPLSCRTPRMVYKWFLLIYKLSYVVGVIGYLVIMFTMFGFNVFFRIKAEDSMDVGVIMLFYGLYYGVMGRDFAEICSDYMASTIGYYNVGGMPSRSLTDDICAVCGQKILVDVDEEGIIEDTYQLSCNHIFHEFCIRGWCIVGKKQTCPYCNEKVDLKRMMSNPWERTHVLYGQLLDWLRYLVAWQPIIIGIVHGINFTLGLE; this is encoded by the exons agtacagcatGAGCGCCTGCACGTGAAGCACCGGGGCCATGAGGCCATGCATGCAGAGATGGTGCTCATCCTCATCGCTACGCTAGTGGTGGCTCAGATCGTACTGGTACAGTGGAAGCAGCGGCACAACCGCTCATACAAT ttggtCACCCTGCTCCAGATGTGGGTGGTTCCTCTCTATTTCACTATAAAACTCTACTGGTGGAGGTTTCTCTCCATGTGGGGAATGTTCTCTGTCATCACCAGCTATGTCGTCTTCAGAGCTACACGCAAACCACTGTCCTGTCGGACACCACG gatggTGTATAAATGGTTTCTGTTGATCTATAAGCTGAGCTATGTGGTGGGAGTGATTGGATACCTGGTCATCATGTTCACAATGTTCGGCTTCAATGTCTTCTTCAG GATCAAGGCAGAGGACTCCATGGATGTGGGCGTTATCATGCTGTTCTATGGTCTGTACTATGGAGTGATGGGACGGGACTTTGCTGAAATCTGCTCCGACTACATGGCCTCAACTATAGGG tactATAACGTGGGAGGAATGCCGTCCAGGAGCCTGACCGATGATATCTGTGCGGTGTGTGGTCAGAAGATCCTCGTAGACGTGGATGAGGAGGGGATTATAGAAGATACCTATCAACTCTCCTGTAACCACAT ATTCCACGAGTTCTGCATCCGTGGCTGGTGCATTGTGGGTAAGAAGCAGACGTGTCCGTACTGCAACGAGAAGGTCGACTTGAAGAGGATGATGAGCAATCC ATGGGAGAGAACACATGTCCTGTACGGGCAGCTCTTGGATTGGCTGAGATACCTTGTTGCCTGGCAACCCATCATCATCGGAATAGTCCACGGAATCAACTTCACCCTGGGGCTGGAGTAG
- the rnf175 gene encoding RING finger protein 175 isoform X3, with the protein MHAEMVLILIATLVVAQIVLVQWKQRHNRSYNLVTLLQMWVVPLYFTIKLYWWRFLSMWGMFSVITSYVVFRATRKPLSCRTPRMVYKWFLLIYKLSYVVGVIGYLVIMFTMFGFNVFFRIKAEDSMDVGVIMLFYGLYYGVMGRDFAEICSDYMASTIGYYNVGGMPSRSLTDDICAVCGQKILVDVDEEGIIEDTYQLSCNHIFHEFCIRGWCIVGKKQTCPYCNEKVDLKRMMSNPYLFIGRGDDSHRTPGLAESESISYTHLFLLTFEIVACCVFFKYFLFSIILKKKKCCKTCIKL; encoded by the exons ATGCATGCAGAGATGGTGCTCATCCTCATCGCTACGCTAGTGGTGGCTCAGATCGTACTGGTACAGTGGAAGCAGCGGCACAACCGCTCATACAAT ttggtCACCCTGCTCCAGATGTGGGTGGTTCCTCTCTATTTCACTATAAAACTCTACTGGTGGAGGTTTCTCTCCATGTGGGGAATGTTCTCTGTCATCACCAGCTATGTCGTCTTCAGAGCTACACGCAAACCACTGTCCTGTCGGACACCACG gatggTGTATAAATGGTTTCTGTTGATCTATAAGCTGAGCTATGTGGTGGGAGTGATTGGATACCTGGTCATCATGTTCACAATGTTCGGCTTCAATGTCTTCTTCAG GATCAAGGCAGAGGACTCCATGGATGTGGGCGTTATCATGCTGTTCTATGGTCTGTACTATGGAGTGATGGGACGGGACTTTGCTGAAATCTGCTCCGACTACATGGCCTCAACTATAGGG tactATAACGTGGGAGGAATGCCGTCCAGGAGCCTGACCGATGATATCTGTGCGGTGTGTGGTCAGAAGATCCTCGTAGACGTGGATGAGGAGGGGATTATAGAAGATACCTATCAACTCTCCTGTAACCACAT ATTCCACGAGTTCTGCATCCGTGGCTGGTGCATTGTGGGTAAGAAGCAGACGTGTCCGTACTGCAACGAGAAGGTCGACTTGAAGAGGATGATGAGCAATCCGTATCTTTTCATTGGCAGAGGCGACGACAGCCACAGAACACCGGGATTGGCTGAATCTGAGAGCATATCTTACACACACTTATTCTTATTgacctttgaaattgttgcatgttgtgttttttttaaatattttttgttcagtataattctaaaaaaaaaaaaatgctgtaAAACATGtataaaactataa